A portion of the Punica granatum isolate Tunisia-2019 chromosome 7, ASM765513v2, whole genome shotgun sequence genome contains these proteins:
- the LOC116213889 gene encoding putative receptor protein kinase ZmPK1 has product MAPPLPILHLLLLLLLLLLSLRLSSSDLLSLRRGSSLSVENPSDVLVSPAGAFSAGFFGVGENAYTFAIWHGGPNCTGPSCVPVWMANRGVPVNGKGSRLSLTDNGNLVLSDAGASTAWSSDTVPSKAARLQLNDTGNLVLAGENGEALWQSFDFPTDTLLPTQVMKRDTVVISSRSRSNYSEGFYSLYFNDDNVLHLIFNGPTFSSSYWPFPWARPQDLGRFVYNSSRSAVLDPLGYFLSSDEYKFYSSDYGVVIPRRLTVDPDGNLRVYSLDTATKNWSVSWEAFSNIPCFIHGVCGNNSLCSYDRTLGRSCSCVPGYERVDPDDWSLGCRPTFELSDSCGSDVGFVKVLYVDFYGYDYDTVPNTTLDNCQKMCAESCSCRGFQYTLSSSDTHDAYDCYLKIELLNGHNLPSFSGEFHLKVNKSVTFTTDQLERRTRYNCTGVQKEVLDRRYPQKGKNGVVNFMLWFAIAVAAIEILVVFVVWFFFFRNQQDITAASHSYFLAATGFQRFTYDELKKATKNFSQEIGRGSGGIVYRGVLPDNRVAAVKLLNEAITGEADFLAEVSTIGKLNHMNLIEMWGYCAEGKHRLLVYEYMEHGSLAENLSSQELDWRRRSDIALGTAKGLAYLHEECLEWVLHCDVKPQNILLDSEYHPKVADFGLSKLMDRGKGTNSDFSRIRGTRGYMAPEWVSNLPITAKVDVYSYGIVMLELVTGMNPATSVHSLEGRGDVKHIRLVTWARQKMQESASNPSGVDEMVDPILEGNYNRKKMEILIQVALQCVAEDKDTRPTMGQVVEMLLRHDNNDL; this is encoded by the exons ATGGCTCCGCCGTTGCCTATCCtccatctcctcctcctcctcctcctcctcctcctatcTCTTCGGCTCTCATCCTCAGATCTGCTGAGCCTCAGAAGGGGCTCCTCCCTTTCCGTCGAGAACCCCTCCGACGTCCTCGTCTCGCCGGCTGGAGCCTTCTCCGCCGGGTTCTTCGGGGTCGGCGAAAACGCCTACACTTTCGCTATATGGCACGGCGGGCCTAACTGCACCGGCCCCAGCTGCGTCCCCGTCTGGATGGCCAACCGCGGCGTCCCGGTCAACGGGAAGGGCTCGAGGCTGTCCCTGACGGACAACGGGAACCTAGTCCTGTCCGACGCCGGCGCCTCCACGGCGTGGTCTTCGGACACCGTTCCCTCCAAGGCGGCGAGGTTGCAGCTCAACGACACGGGGAACCTCGTCCTTGCTGGGGAGAACGGCGAGGCTCTTTGGCAAAGCTTCGATTTTCCCACCGACACTCTTCTCCCGACGCAGGTCATGAAGAGGGACACCGTTGTCATCTCTTCCCGAAGCAG GTCCAATTACTCTGAGGGCTTCTACTCGCTCTACTTCAACGACGATAACGTTCTCCACCTCATCTTCAATGGCCCCACCTTTTCCAGCAGCTACTGGCCCTTCCCGTGGGCGCGGCCCCAAGATCTCGGCCGGTTCGTCTACAACAGCAGCAGGTCCGCGGTCCTAGATCCGCTCGGCTACTTCTTGTCCTCTGACGAGTACAAGTTCTACTCTTCCGACTATGGAGTAGTCATACCCCGAAGGCTGACGGTTGATCCTGATGGGAATCTGAGGGTGTACAGCCTCGATACGGCTACTAAAAACTGGTCGGTCTCGTGGGAAGCCTTCTCCAACATCCCTTGCTTCATCCATGGAGTTTGCGGCAATAACAGCCTGTGCAGCTATGATAGGACTCTAGGCCGGAGCTGCTCCTGTGTCCCTGGATATGAAAGGGTGGACCCCGACGACTGGTCCTTGGGGTGCAGGCCGACTTTCGAGCTCTCTGATAGCTGCGGCAGTGATGTGGGGTTCGTGAAGGTCCTCTATGTAGACTTCTATGGATATGATTATGATACCGTCCCGAACACGACCCTCGACAATTGCCAGAAAATGTGCGCTGAGTCCTGCAGCTGCAGAGGCTTCCAGTACACCTTGTCTAGCTCCGATACCCATGACGCCTATGACTGTTACCTGAAGATCGAGCTACTTAACGGGCACAATCTCCCGAGCTTCTCGGGCGAGTTCCACCTGAAAGTCAATAAGTCGGTCACCTTCACCACAGATCAGCTTGAGAGGCGGACGCGATACAACTGCACCGGGGTACAGAAGGAAGTGCTTGACAGGAGGTACCCTCAAAAGGGCAAGAATGGGGTCGTCAACTTCATGCTCTGGTTTGCCATTGCAGTTGCAGCAATCGAGATTCTTGTCGTTTTTGTGGTttggttcttcttcttcaggaacCAGCAGGATATCACAGCAGCGAGCCACAGTTACTTTCTTGCAGCTACTGGGTTTCAGAGGTTCACTTACGATGAGCTCAAGAAGGCCACTAAGAACTTCAGCCAAGAGATCGGGAGAGGATCAGGAGGGATTGTATATAGAGGCGTTTTGCCCGATAATCGTGTGGCAGCAGTAAAGCTATTGAATGAAGCAATTACGGGAGAGGCTGACTTCCTAGCCGAAGTGAGTACAATCGGGAAGCTTAACCACATGAACTTGATCGAGATGTGGGGATACTGTGCAGAGGGAAAGCACAG GCTCTTGGTTTACGAGTACATGGAACACGGGTCATTAGCAGAGAATCTCTCATCCCAGGAGCTTGACTGGAGGAGAAGGTCCGATATTGCACTAGGGACTGCAAAGGGGTTGGCTTACTTGCACGAGGAGTGCTTGGAGTGGGTCCTTCACTGTGATGTGAAGCCTCAGAACATACTCCTGGACTCGGAATATCATCCCAAGGTTGCGGATTTTGGACTCTCTAAACTGATGGATCGAGGGAAGGGCACAAACTCGGACTTCTCGAGGATAAGAGGGACCCGAGGTTACATGGCTCCTGAGTGGGTTTCGAACCTGCCAATTACAGCAAAAGTGGATGTCTACAGCTATGGGATTGTGATGCTGGAGCTGGTGACCGGAATGAACCCTGCCACGAGCGTGCACTCCCTTGAGGGTAGAGGGGACGTGAAGCACATCAGGCTCGTTACTTGGGCCAGGCAGAAGATGCAGGAATCAGCATCGAACCCCTCTGGGGTAGACGAGATGGTGGACCCAATCCTTGAGGGGAATTACAACAGGAAGAAGATGGAGATCCTTATTCAAGTTGCTCTGCAGTGCGTGGCAGAGGACAAGGACACAAGGCCCACCATGGGCCAAGTCGTGGAGATGCTCCTACGGCACGACAACAATGATCTGTAA